From the genome of Candidatus Margulisiibacteriota bacterium, one region includes:
- a CDS encoding DUF2442 domain-containing protein, which yields MVYAGTPEAPVKLIRVTSVRPLADYKLFLGFSTGEQKIYDCANLLDKPVFRPLKDKAVFDSVYLDGGAPVWNNGEIDIDPECLYENSKDI from the coding sequence ATTGTTTATGCTGGAACGCCAGAGGCTCCTGTCAAGCTAATCAGAGTTACGTCTGTTCGACCGCTTGCTGATTATAAGTTGTTTTTAGGATTTTCTACTGGCGAGCAAAAAATTTATGATTGCGCTAATCTGTTAGACAAACCTGTTTTTCGGCCGCTAAAAGACAAGGCTGTTTTTGACAGCGTCTACCTTGATGGCGGCGCGCCTGTCTGGAATAACGGCGAAATAGACATTGACCCGGAATGTTTGTACGAAAATAGCAAAGATATTTAA